Proteins co-encoded in one Phoenix dactylifera cultivar Barhee BC4 unplaced genomic scaffold, palm_55x_up_171113_PBpolish2nd_filt_p 000862F, whole genome shotgun sequence genomic window:
- the LOC103711331 gene encoding LOW QUALITY PROTEIN: probable polyol transporter 6 (The sequence of the model RefSeq protein was modified relative to this genomic sequence to represent the inferred CDS: inserted 1 base in 1 codon): MEHAKVGVREKEEIPIYHPRRKERRNKYACACAIIASMISILLGYDTGVMSGAMLFIKEDLKITDGEVEVLAGILNICALLGSLTAGRASDWIGRRYTIVLSSIIFFLGSLLMGLAPSFPVLISGRCIAGVGVGYALMIAPVYSAEISSPSSRGFLTSLPEICISFGILLGYVSNYFFAKLPLIYGWRSMLGIGALPXIILAVGIWKMPESPRWLVMQGHIKDARDVLVRVSNSREEAELRLKEIKGAAGVDESCTGDVVKLTKSTRGEGVWKELLLRPTPPVKRILIAAIGIHFFEHATGIEAVVLYSPRIFKKAGITTRNKLLVATMGVGLTKTFFILIATFLLDRVGRRPLLLTSLGGMIVSLSGLGLGLTMVEHTEERLVWAISLSILTVFFFVASFSIGLGPITWVYSSEIFPLKLRAQGASIGVAVNRVMNGTISMTFISLYKAITIGGAFFMFAGISILAWMFFFFLCPETKGRPLEEMEEVFSKKWLYSRPVNRERFEMGKVEAELTSK; the protein is encoded by the exons ATGGAGCATGCTAAGGTTGgtgtgagagagaaagaagagatccCAATATATCATccaaggaggaaggagaggagaaacaaGTATGCTTGTGCTTGTGCCATCATTGCTTCCATGATCTCCATCTTATTGGGTTATG ACACCGGGGTTATGAGTGGCGCCATGCTGTTCATCaaagaagatttaaagataACTGATGGTGAAGTTGAAGTCCTTGCTGGAATTTTGAACATTTGTGCACTCTTAGGGTCGTTGACGGCCGGCAGGGCCTCCGACTGGATCGGTCGACGCTACACCATCGTCCTCTCCtccatcatcttcttccttggctccctcCTCATGGGCTTAGCACCTTCCTTCCCTGTACTTATATCTGGTAGGTGCATTGCTGGCGTCGGAGTTGGATATGCACTGATGATTGCACCGGTCTACTCTGCCGAGATCTCATCACCGTCCTCACGGGGATTCCTCACTTCCCTTCCGGAGATCTGCATCAGCTTTGGTATCTTGCTAGGTTATGTATCAAACTATTTCTTCGCAAAGCTTCCATTGATATATGGCTGGCGATCGATGCTCGGTATCGGTGCACTTC CCATTATATTGGCAGTTGGCATTTGGAAGATGCCCGAGTCCCCAAGGTGGTTGGTGATGCAAGGCCACATCAAGGATGCGAGGGACGTGCTAGTTCGAGTATCGAACTCGAGGGAAGAGGCAGAGCTAAGGCTAAAGGAGATCAAGGGCGCTGCGGGGGTTGATGAGAGTTGCACCGGCGATGTTGTCAAGCTGACGAAGAGCACTCGAGGGGAGGGAGTGTGGAAGGAGCTACTGCTGAGGCCCACTCCTCCAGTGAAGCGCATCTTGATTGCTGCGATCGGCATTCATTTCTTCGAGCATGCCACCGGGATCGAAGCAGTGGTGTTGTACAGTCCTAGGATCTTCAAGAAGGCAGGGATCACGACCAGAAACAAGCTCCTGGTTGCAACCATGGGTGTTGGCCTCACAAAGACTTTCTTCATCTTGATAGCCACGTTTCTGTTGGATAGGGTTGGGAGGAGGCCCTTGCTGTTGACTAGCTTGGGGGGGATGATAGTGTCACTAAGTGGGTTAGGGTTAGGCCTGACCATGGTGGAGCACACAGAGGAGAGGTTGGTGTGGGCCATTAGTCTATCCATTCTGACAGTGTTCTTCTTTGTGGCATCCTTCTCTATTGGGCTTGGGCCCATTACATGGGTTTATAGTTCTGAGATCTTCCCCCTGAAGCTGAGAGCCCAGGGGGCCAGCATAGGGGTGGCCGTAAATAGGGTGATGAATGGAACCATATCAATGACCTTCATATCACTCTACAAGGCTATAACCATTGGGGGGGCCTTCTTTATGTTTGCAGGGATTTCTATCTTGGCAtggatgttcttcttcttcctttgtcctGAGACTAAAGGGAGGCCTTTGGAAGAGATGGAAGAGGTTTTCAGCAAAAAGTGGCTTTATAGTAGGCCAGTGAATAGGGAGAGATTTGAGATGGGAAAGGTAGAAGCCGAGTTAACCAGCAAATAG
- the LOC103711333 gene encoding uncharacterized protein LOC103711333 isoform X1 — protein sequence MGGSKLKNHNVTPPRRQSLRLRGISAIYETGLNLVNLNSKHQRQNSGDYSTVANQIKVEMLESEEDSHTSSKSNERVNNPADSSYPGNHSYEETNTGGGDQSLNALTLKDLRASCRAKKRKVMKSGASAAVDLKSCSYFDPSQNWKDDYVKPKDEELDLEEPLITLKLKVAKGSTEDRKQKKRAHLFPVSLVPMEVVPAKTCSLSSNDMQSSMPVTEMKASITNRPSKDSASDLHDIKSEAETVEENFRGSVKKNFVEANNSLLSLTTYAGGPELVYDVKTEIVKTCSLDGQNAVNIDTNSTLDIINTCNFLDNSSAELLPKVGEKLNNSFPSSAPDLGRTLHVDRPELADTLKNEILENESPQHENTIYIAASSTVDFIAKFNYFEESSAEIFGGVEDVLENQGSNPTSRTSTSCCLNEVSTEHMEPDEYFLPQIDAKHAAEIGKMNLSEMSNQKLCPSSVSVHKAVPSDPCSSASVSATVYPVSDICVSTENHCILLEEVTCISISNQMQCSASSNSYRTMDFKLAEACASVLGHEDAQILTHDLPVQEMPICCYIEDVTNDPSLLSKEHDLGGVFNTGTEGECPSNSAHHTVAADERKKSNERTRTDIEEFSTTEAYKFYSPESSYTCCGADSHALVKLSHKMEELSSQVEGHTEEATSDSVEISGLIDPEKLTGAPDLGFSKSSLPCSSSLMGLHYADSLSKAAGKCSSFGVEEKLHAAKDEPASEISQLIDEKGQNMEKEDKHDQGMLVDNPPKKLLSKRKAISPTSQEKLCQALNDIDLCDASQLCSHKEAETLLAPERMRTKPKNHNIGSLLSVNEGILRSPDASWKTPCSCMKSSSFLQQAEKAIEFSQRQMHDIENIAMKLLRGLKSMKNIVEETLSLESCSSLPSKFTVDEIRAAADNASELERTTRRWLSMMTKDCNRFCKIMRLAENKEATPPKGVSKKQKKITFADEAGGVLCQVRVFKQQPAPVAVPESDKADVSHVPL from the exons ATGGGGGGCTCAAAGCTGAAAAATCATAATGTTACCCCCCCTAGGAGACAATCATTAAGGCTCAGGGGAATCAGTGCTATTTATGAAACAGGTCTCAATCTTgttaatttaaattcaaaacatCAGCGGCAAAATAGTGGAGACTATTCTACTGTTGCCAATCAAATAAAAGTTGAGATGCTTGAGTCTGAAGAAGATAGCCATACTTCTTCCAAATCAAATGAACGTGTTAATAATCCTGCTGACAGCAGTTATCCTGGGAACCATAGTTATGAAGAAACTAATACTGGTGGTGGAGACCAAAGCCTTAATGCTTTGACTTTGAAGGACTTGCGAGCAAGCTGCAGAGCTAAGAAGCGGAAGGTCATGAAATCTGGTGCTTCTGCAGCAGTTGATCTTAAAAGCTGCTCATATTTTGATCCATCTCAAAACTGGAAGGATGATTATGTGAAACCGAAAGACGAGGAGCTTGACCTTGAGGAACCCCTTATAACCTTGAAGTTGAAGGTTGCAAAAGGATCTACTGAAGATAGAAAGCAAAAGAAGCGTGCACATCTATTTCCAGTCTCTTTGGTCCCTATGGAAGTGGTGCCTGCAAAGACCTGTTCTCTATCTTCTAATGACATGCAAAGTTCAATGCCTGTCACAGAAATGAAGGCATCAATAACAAATAGGCCTTCGAAAGACAGTGCTTCAGATCTACATGACATAAAAAGTGAGGCAG AGACTGTTGAAGAAAATTTTAGAGGGAGTGTCAAGAAAAATTTTGTCGAAGCAAACAATTCTCTCCTGTCATTAACAACTTATGCTGGTGGTCCAGAATTGGTTTATGATGTCAAAACTGAGATCGTGAAAACTTGTTCCTTGGATGGACAAAATGCAGTAAATATAGATACTAATTCTACTTTGGACATCATTAATACTTGTAATTTTCTAGACAATTCATCTGCTGAGCTGCTTCCGAAGGTTGGTGAGAAATTAAATAATAGTTTCCCATCATCAGCACCTGATTTAGGGAGGACTTTACATGTTGATAGACCTGAATTGGCTGATACTCTCAAAAATGAGATCTTGGAAAATGAATCTCCACAGCATGAGAACACAATTTATATTGCTGCTTCTTCTACTGTGGATTTCATTGCAAAATTCAATTATTTTGAAGAGTCATCTGCTGAAATATTTGGAGGAGTTGAAGATGTCTTGGAGAATCAAGGATCAAATCCTACCAGTAGAACATCTACATCTTGTTGCCTTAACGAGGTTTCTACTGAACATATGGAACCTGATGAGTACTTTCTTCCACAAATTGATGCAAAACATGCTGCTGAAATTGGGAAGATGAACCTTTCAGAAATGTCCAATCAGAAACTTTGTCCTTCCTCAGTTTCTGTACACAAGGCAGTTCCCTCTGATCCCTGTAGCTCTGCCTCAGTCTCTGCGACTGTATATCCTGTCTCTGATATCTGTGTTAGCACAGAAAACCACTGCATTTTGCTGGAAGAGGTTACATGTATAAGTATATCGAACCAAATGCAATGTTCAGCTAGCAGTAATAGCTACAGAaccatggattttaaacttgcAGAAGCTTGTGCTTCTGTCTTGGGACATGAGGATGCTCAAATTTTAACTCACGATTTACCTGTACAAGAAATGCCAATATGTTGTTACATAGAAGATGTGACCAATGATCCTAGTCTCCTGTCCAAGGAACATGATTTGGGTGGAGTCTTTAATACTGGTACAGAAGGTGAATGCCCTAGTAATTCAGCTCATCATACAGTCGCTGCGGATGAACGAAAAAAAAGTAATGAGAGAACTAGAACTGATATAGAAGAGTTCTCCACTACAGAAGCATATAAGTTTTACTCCCCAGAGTCTTCCTATACATGCTGTGGTGCCGATTCACATGCTCTTGTTAAACTCTCACATAAGATGGAGGAGTTGTCTTCCCAAGTGGAAGGCCACACAGAGGAAGCAACATCTGATTCTGTTGAAATATCTGGTTTGATTGACCCCGAGAAACTCACTGGCGCACCTGATTTGGGGTTTTCTAAAAGTTCCCTGCCATGTTCCAGTAGTCTCATGGGCTTGCATTATGCTGATAGTTTATCAAAGGCTGCAGGAAAATGTTCATCTTTTGGAGTGGAAGAAAAGTTGCATGCTGCTAAAGATGAGCCAGCTTCTGAAATCTCCCAGTTAATTGATGAAAAGGGACAGAACATGGAAAAAGAAGACAAACATGATCAGGGGATGTTAGTAGATAATCCTCCAAAAAAGCTATTATCAAAACGAAAG GCCATTTCTCCGACTTCTCAAGAAAAGCTGTGTCAGGCTTTGAATGACATCGATTTATGTGATGCCAGCCAACTCTGTA GTCACAAGGAAGCTGAAACATTGCTGGCACCTGAGCGAATGAGGACGAAACCAAAGAACCACAATATTGGCTCCCTTCTTTCAGTTAACGAAGGAATTCTTAGGTCGCCGGATGCTTCTTGGAAGACACCTTGCTCTTGCATGAAGAGTTCATCATTTCTCCAACAAGCTGAGAAGGCCATTGAATTTTCACAACGACAGATGCATGATATAGAAAACATTGCAATGAAACTTCTGAGGGGGTTGAAGTCCATGAAAAACATTGTGGAAGAAACTCTTTCTTTGGAATCATGTTCTTCTCTaccttcaaaatttactgttgaTGAG ATCAGAGCTGCTGCTGATAATGCATCAGAACTTGAAAGGACCACAAGGAGGTGGTTATCTATGATGACAAAGGATTGCAATCGTTTTTGTAAAATAATG AGATTAGCTGAGAACAAAGAAGCGACTCCACCTAAAGGTGTTTCTAAGAAACAGAAGAAGATAACTTTTGCTGATGAAGCTGGTGGTGTGCTCTGTCAGGTGAGAGTTTTCAAACAACAGCCAGCTCCTGTTGCTGTACCTGAAAGTGATAAAGCTGATGTCAGCCATGTACCGTTATAA
- the LOC103711333 gene encoding uncharacterized protein LOC103711333 isoform X2: MGGSKLKNHNVTPPRRQSLRLRGISAIYETGLNLVNLNSKHQRQNSGDYSTVANQIKVEMLESEEDSHTSSKSNERVNNPADSSYPGNHSYEETNTGGGDQSLNALTLKDLRASCRAKKRKVMKSGASAAVDLKSCSYFDPSQNWKDDYVKPKDEELDLEEPLITLKLKVAKGSTEDRKQKKRAHLFPVSLVPMEVVPAKTCSLSSNDMQSSMPVTEMKASITNRPSKDSASDLHDIKSEAETVEENFRGSVKKNFVEANNSLLSLTTYAGGPELVYDVKTEIVKTCSLDGQNAVNIDTNSTLDIINTCNFLDNSSAELLPKVGEKLNNSFPSSAPDLGRTLHVDRPELADTLKNEILENESPQHENTIYIAASSTVDFIAKFNYFEESSAEIFGGVEDVLENQGSNPTSRTSTSCCLNEVSTEHMEPDEYFLPQIDAKHAAEIGKMNLSEMSNQKLCPSSVSVHKAVPSDPCSSASVSATVYPVSDICVSTENHCILLEEVTCISISNQMQCSASSNSYRTMDFKLAEACASVLGHEDAQILTHDLPVQEMPICCYIEDVTNDPSLLSKEHDLGGVFNTGTEGECPSNSAHHTVAADERKKSNERTRTDIEEFSTTEAYKFYSPESSYTCCGADSHALVKLSHKMEELSSQVEGHTEEATSDSVEISGLIDPEKLTGAPDLGFSKSSLPCSSSLMGLHYADSLSKAAGKCSSFGVEEKLHAAKDEPASEISQLIDEKGQNMEKEDKHDQGMLVDNPPKKLLSKRKAISPTSQEKLCQALNDIDLCDASQLCSHKEAETLLAPERMRTKPKNHNIGSLLSVNEGILRSPDASWKTPCSCMKSSSFLQQAEKAIEFSQRQMHDIENIAMKLLRGLKSMKNIVEETLSLESCSSLPSKFTVDEIRAAADNASELERTTRRWLSMMTKDCNRFCKIMSCFIDDRD, translated from the exons ATGGGGGGCTCAAAGCTGAAAAATCATAATGTTACCCCCCCTAGGAGACAATCATTAAGGCTCAGGGGAATCAGTGCTATTTATGAAACAGGTCTCAATCTTgttaatttaaattcaaaacatCAGCGGCAAAATAGTGGAGACTATTCTACTGTTGCCAATCAAATAAAAGTTGAGATGCTTGAGTCTGAAGAAGATAGCCATACTTCTTCCAAATCAAATGAACGTGTTAATAATCCTGCTGACAGCAGTTATCCTGGGAACCATAGTTATGAAGAAACTAATACTGGTGGTGGAGACCAAAGCCTTAATGCTTTGACTTTGAAGGACTTGCGAGCAAGCTGCAGAGCTAAGAAGCGGAAGGTCATGAAATCTGGTGCTTCTGCAGCAGTTGATCTTAAAAGCTGCTCATATTTTGATCCATCTCAAAACTGGAAGGATGATTATGTGAAACCGAAAGACGAGGAGCTTGACCTTGAGGAACCCCTTATAACCTTGAAGTTGAAGGTTGCAAAAGGATCTACTGAAGATAGAAAGCAAAAGAAGCGTGCACATCTATTTCCAGTCTCTTTGGTCCCTATGGAAGTGGTGCCTGCAAAGACCTGTTCTCTATCTTCTAATGACATGCAAAGTTCAATGCCTGTCACAGAAATGAAGGCATCAATAACAAATAGGCCTTCGAAAGACAGTGCTTCAGATCTACATGACATAAAAAGTGAGGCAG AGACTGTTGAAGAAAATTTTAGAGGGAGTGTCAAGAAAAATTTTGTCGAAGCAAACAATTCTCTCCTGTCATTAACAACTTATGCTGGTGGTCCAGAATTGGTTTATGATGTCAAAACTGAGATCGTGAAAACTTGTTCCTTGGATGGACAAAATGCAGTAAATATAGATACTAATTCTACTTTGGACATCATTAATACTTGTAATTTTCTAGACAATTCATCTGCTGAGCTGCTTCCGAAGGTTGGTGAGAAATTAAATAATAGTTTCCCATCATCAGCACCTGATTTAGGGAGGACTTTACATGTTGATAGACCTGAATTGGCTGATACTCTCAAAAATGAGATCTTGGAAAATGAATCTCCACAGCATGAGAACACAATTTATATTGCTGCTTCTTCTACTGTGGATTTCATTGCAAAATTCAATTATTTTGAAGAGTCATCTGCTGAAATATTTGGAGGAGTTGAAGATGTCTTGGAGAATCAAGGATCAAATCCTACCAGTAGAACATCTACATCTTGTTGCCTTAACGAGGTTTCTACTGAACATATGGAACCTGATGAGTACTTTCTTCCACAAATTGATGCAAAACATGCTGCTGAAATTGGGAAGATGAACCTTTCAGAAATGTCCAATCAGAAACTTTGTCCTTCCTCAGTTTCTGTACACAAGGCAGTTCCCTCTGATCCCTGTAGCTCTGCCTCAGTCTCTGCGACTGTATATCCTGTCTCTGATATCTGTGTTAGCACAGAAAACCACTGCATTTTGCTGGAAGAGGTTACATGTATAAGTATATCGAACCAAATGCAATGTTCAGCTAGCAGTAATAGCTACAGAaccatggattttaaacttgcAGAAGCTTGTGCTTCTGTCTTGGGACATGAGGATGCTCAAATTTTAACTCACGATTTACCTGTACAAGAAATGCCAATATGTTGTTACATAGAAGATGTGACCAATGATCCTAGTCTCCTGTCCAAGGAACATGATTTGGGTGGAGTCTTTAATACTGGTACAGAAGGTGAATGCCCTAGTAATTCAGCTCATCATACAGTCGCTGCGGATGAACGAAAAAAAAGTAATGAGAGAACTAGAACTGATATAGAAGAGTTCTCCACTACAGAAGCATATAAGTTTTACTCCCCAGAGTCTTCCTATACATGCTGTGGTGCCGATTCACATGCTCTTGTTAAACTCTCACATAAGATGGAGGAGTTGTCTTCCCAAGTGGAAGGCCACACAGAGGAAGCAACATCTGATTCTGTTGAAATATCTGGTTTGATTGACCCCGAGAAACTCACTGGCGCACCTGATTTGGGGTTTTCTAAAAGTTCCCTGCCATGTTCCAGTAGTCTCATGGGCTTGCATTATGCTGATAGTTTATCAAAGGCTGCAGGAAAATGTTCATCTTTTGGAGTGGAAGAAAAGTTGCATGCTGCTAAAGATGAGCCAGCTTCTGAAATCTCCCAGTTAATTGATGAAAAGGGACAGAACATGGAAAAAGAAGACAAACATGATCAGGGGATGTTAGTAGATAATCCTCCAAAAAAGCTATTATCAAAACGAAAG GCCATTTCTCCGACTTCTCAAGAAAAGCTGTGTCAGGCTTTGAATGACATCGATTTATGTGATGCCAGCCAACTCTGTA GTCACAAGGAAGCTGAAACATTGCTGGCACCTGAGCGAATGAGGACGAAACCAAAGAACCACAATATTGGCTCCCTTCTTTCAGTTAACGAAGGAATTCTTAGGTCGCCGGATGCTTCTTGGAAGACACCTTGCTCTTGCATGAAGAGTTCATCATTTCTCCAACAAGCTGAGAAGGCCATTGAATTTTCACAACGACAGATGCATGATATAGAAAACATTGCAATGAAACTTCTGAGGGGGTTGAAGTCCATGAAAAACATTGTGGAAGAAACTCTTTCTTTGGAATCATGTTCTTCTCTaccttcaaaatttactgttgaTGAG ATCAGAGCTGCTGCTGATAATGCATCAGAACTTGAAAGGACCACAAGGAGGTGGTTATCTATGATGACAAAGGATTGCAATCGTTTTTGTAAAATAATG TCATGTTTTATTGATGACAGAGATTAG
- the LOC103711332 gene encoding transcription repressor OFP7-like, translating into MAKRFRLRLSRVITSFQSCRTKDDAGVTDTTTPSFRLSPVNHKALDIDFPPPPSPAAPAFLRRHPPVVSAACGCRPSRRGGHLSAAGDEADDLALARGTPAYLWRKDEKWHVVAYAAGGGNGDDFASSPRRKIDSDDGGDIFPPVAMARARRREVERRRLRRRAEARRSSRYRARVSTSSADSGWFSSDGDEENDEREGGDNFDKEDDDDDETETLVSSTDNSSDNVLRRRRMTRRRNGEVVKCLPSPEGAAAAVLRRLVPCGAAAMAEGKVRESFAVVKRSEDPRADFRRSMAEMVVEKEMYEAGDLEQLLHCFLSLNSRRHHGAIVAAFSDIWDALFPATATPAAAAPTFPKISYK; encoded by the coding sequence ATGGCCAAACGCTTCCGCCTTCGTCTTTCCCGCGTCATCACGTCCTTCCAGAGCTGCCGCACTAAGGATGACGCCGGCGTCACCGATACTACCACCCCCTCCTTCCGTCTCTCCCCCGTTAACCACAAGGCGCTCGACATCGACTTCCCTCCGCCGCCGTCTCCCGCTGCCCCGGCGTTCCTCCGCCGACACCCGCCCGTCGTCTCCGCCGCGTGCGGCTGCCGCCCCTCCCGCCGCGGCGGCCACTTATCTGCCGCCGGCGACGAGGCCGACGACCTCGCACTCGCCCGAGGAACCCCGGCGTACCTCTGGCGGAAGGACGAGAAGTGGCACGTCGTCGCCTATGCCGCCGGCGGCGGCAACGGCGATGATTTTGCTTCCTCCCCCCGCCGGAAGATCGATTCCGACGACGGCGGGGACATCTTCCCGCCGGTGGCGATGGCGCGTGCGAGGCGGAGGGAGGTGGAGCGGCGCCGCCTGCGGCGGCGAGCGGAGGCGAGAAGATCGTCGCGATACCGAGCGCGGGTGAGCACCTCATCGGCGGACAGCGGGTGGTTCAGCAGCGATGGGGACGAGGAGAACGACGAGCGGGAGGGCGGCGATAATTTCGACAAGgaggacgacgacgacgacgagacGGAGACTTTGGTCTCGTCGACGGACAACTCGTCAGATAACGTGCTTCGGCGGAGAAGAATGACGAGGCGGCGGAATGGGGAGGTGGTGAAGTGCTTACCGTCGCCGGAGGGGGCGGCAGCTGCGGTGCTGCGGAGGCTGGTGCCGTGCGGGGCGGCGGCGATGGCCGAGGGGAAGGTGAGGGAGAGCTTCGCGGTGGTGAAGCGGTCGGAGGACCCGCGGGCGGACTTCCGGCGGTCGATGGCGGAGATGGTGGTGGAGAAGGAGATGTACGAGGCTGGGGACCTGGAGCAGCTGCTGCACTGCTTCCTATCTCTCAACTCGCGGCGCCACCACGGGGCCATCGTGGCGGCCTTCTCGGATATCTGGGACGCGCTCTTCCCCGCCACCGCCACTCCGGCCGCCGCGGCCccaacttttcctaaaattagttATAAGTAG